Proteins from a genomic interval of Bradyrhizobium sp. CCGB01:
- a CDS encoding tetratricopeptide repeat protein — translation MSADRRSPDQWWMLGEYLVFNGLLDEDESLINEGIDALTEGANLPNPSIACLMDLGWILSSRGLDSLALPYLQKASELAPDSRDVLSLKALAEIGAGKREAAIRSLALAVDLPNATRSDRERLSALQEGEDLRALRKQAILRKIGFGDPDLARHPPTEQAKAAVHLLKAVHDRDLADISAAYHLAYARYVAGQLSQAKPLLDSVVAADPDKDEAWTILGLIAKKTGDPDGELAMYRKAIEANPRSALALMNFASRTMHEDVVRARNYLQTAIDEMGPDSPHYACALHLMGNSFAYLEQDYSTEIEYHKKAVALEPGNGLYRDNLILAFLSAGRPIDARRLWKETKQIPSVHPLIKDELIAAFCDETLDPREYLVIVGAVGEHIGAPGRRVLLNRAWRRRSHAEHSEQLEFLSGLATMAVRLATMNWLSRPGGMQLRSMPRAF, via the coding sequence TTGTCGGCAGACAGAAGATCACCTGATCAATGGTGGATGTTGGGTGAATACCTCGTCTTCAATGGCCTTTTGGATGAAGACGAGTCGCTCATCAACGAGGGCATTGATGCGTTGACTGAGGGAGCAAACCTGCCAAATCCCAGCATCGCGTGTTTGATGGATCTCGGATGGATCCTAAGTAGCAGAGGTTTGGACTCGCTTGCCCTGCCGTACCTTCAGAAGGCATCCGAACTTGCGCCAGACTCAAGGGACGTTCTTTCCTTGAAGGCCTTGGCCGAGATCGGCGCGGGCAAACGCGAAGCGGCAATACGGTCCTTAGCCCTTGCCGTTGACTTACCAAACGCTACGCGGTCCGACCGCGAACGGCTTTCGGCGTTGCAGGAAGGTGAGGACCTGAGAGCACTGCGAAAGCAGGCGATCCTTCGCAAGATTGGCTTCGGCGATCCTGATCTAGCCCGGCATCCGCCGACGGAACAGGCCAAAGCGGCGGTCCACCTGCTTAAGGCCGTCCATGATCGCGATCTCGCAGATATCTCTGCCGCCTACCATCTAGCTTACGCTCGCTACGTCGCGGGCCAGTTGAGCCAGGCGAAGCCTCTCCTCGATAGTGTAGTTGCTGCCGATCCCGATAAAGACGAAGCGTGGACCATTCTTGGTCTGATCGCGAAAAAGACTGGGGATCCCGACGGCGAACTGGCCATGTATCGCAAGGCGATCGAGGCGAACCCGCGCAGCGCACTCGCACTGATGAATTTCGCCTCGCGTACAATGCATGAGGATGTCGTAAGAGCGCGCAATTACCTTCAAACAGCCATCGACGAAATGGGGCCAGACAGCCCACACTACGCCTGCGCCCTACATTTGATGGGCAACAGTTTTGCCTATCTCGAACAGGACTACTCAACCGAGATTGAATACCACAAGAAGGCGGTGGCGCTTGAACCCGGCAATGGGCTCTATCGGGACAATTTGATCCTAGCCTTTCTTTCGGCGGGGCGTCCGATCGATGCGCGAAGGCTCTGGAAGGAAACTAAGCAGATTCCCAGTGTGCACCCGCTCATAAAGGATGAGCTCATTGCGGCGTTCTGCGACGAAACACTGGACCCGCGCGAATACTTAGTGATCGTCGGCGCGGTGGGAGAGCACATTGGGGCACCTGGCAGGCGCGTGTTGCTCAATCGTGCCTGGCGACGGCGCTCGCACGCCGAACATTCCGAACAGCTCGAGTTTCTGTCGGGTCTAGCCACGATGGCAGTCAGGCTGGCGACGATGAACTGGCTCTCCAGGCCTGGCGGGATGCAGCTCCGTTCGATGCCGAGGGCATTCTAA
- a CDS encoding HD domain-containing protein produces the protein MIAALLHDAIEDQELPYELLAREFGARVAATVAEVTDDKSLDKAERKRRQVEHAPKKTDAAKLIKLADKASNLRAIAFAPSPDWSVKRRLEYIDWARKVVQGLRGGLPASRGTIRSGSRGC, from the coding sequence GTGATTGCGGCCCTCCTGCACGATGCCATCGAAGATCAGGAACTTCCCTACGAGCTCCTTGCAAGAGAGTTTGGAGCCAGGGTTGCCGCGACCGTCGCGGAAGTGACCGATGATAAGTCGCTGGACAAGGCAGAGCGTAAGCGGCGTCAAGTCGAGCACGCGCCGAAAAAGACCGACGCCGCGAAACTCATCAAGCTCGCCGACAAGGCCAGTAACTTGCGCGCGATTGCGTTCGCGCCCTCTCCCGACTGGTCAGTCAAACGCCGCCTCGAATATATCGATTGGGCCAGGAAGGTTGTTCAGGGCTTGCGGGGGGGCCTCCCTGCATCTCGAGGAACAATTCGATCGGGCAGTCGAGGATGCTGA
- a CDS encoding N-formylglutamate amidohydrolase, translated as MPSPNLLLHIPHSFGLIPPDERAQLAPDDGTLSLELLGMTDAFTDDLFPLTPIKAARVVFPVSRLICDVERFPDDADEPMAVRGMGAVYVKTTDGRPLREHLTAAERARVIETWYRPHHKKLTDLAAQLIAGGEELHHRRLPQLLIATSAA; from the coding sequence ATGCCATCGCCAAATCTCCTCCTTCACATCCCCCATAGCTTCGGGCTCATTCCGCCTGATGAAAGAGCGCAACTTGCTCCTGATGACGGAACGCTGTCGCTCGAGTTGCTTGGTATGACAGATGCATTCACGGACGACCTGTTCCCACTCACGCCAATCAAGGCTGCGCGGGTGGTATTTCCCGTCAGCCGCCTGATCTGCGACGTCGAACGATTTCCCGACGACGCCGACGAACCGATGGCAGTGCGGGGCATGGGCGCCGTCTACGTGAAGACAACGGATGGGCGGCCTCTGCGCGAGCATTTGACAGCAGCCGAGCGGGCCCGAGTCATCGAGACCTGGTACCGTCCCCATCATAAGAAGCTCACAGATTTGGCGGCGCAGCTGATTGCCGGGGGGGAGGAGCTGCATCATCGTCGATTGCCACAGCTTCTCATCGCGACCTCTGCCGCATGA
- a CDS encoding N-formylglutamate amidohydrolase: MNRTKTRLGRIFVSERTIGIYPHVRDELVAAASAAGFSVLIDRPFAGALVPAKHYQREPRVQAVMIEVNRRLYMG, translated from the coding sequence ATGAACCGGACCAAGACCCGGCTCGGCCGGATATTTGTATCGGAACGGACAATTGGCATATACCCGCACGTTCGCGATGAGCTGGTTGCCGCAGCGTCCGCTGCCGGATTTTCCGTGCTCATCGATCGTCCCTTTGCCGGCGCCCTGGTTCCTGCAAAGCACTATCAGCGCGAGCCGAGGGTCCAAGCCGTGATGATCGAGGTCAATCGACGGCTCTACATGGGATGA
- a CDS encoding alpha/beta fold hydrolase has protein sequence MEHLTIEANGAKFHVARAGSGKPLLLLHGWPEFWLTWEPVISRLSDRFMLIAPDLRGFGDSAKPDGPFGPDSHAADMLALMDGLGIDRFGVVGHDVGGAVMQPLARQAEGRLAGLFFFDFVYPGIGPRMAAPDRLNHIWYQSFHQMEMAPALVGASRDNCRLYISHFLKGWAHRKNAFDDVLDAFADNFFKDGNLAGGFAHYRASHAGRVAMMKGEAPQAPPINVPTCVRWAEHDPLFPYAWTDRLGETFSELDLKMFPDVGHFPHREDPDRAAAEIGAFFQRIGWS, from the coding sequence ATGGAGCATCTCACGATCGAGGCTAACGGCGCCAAATTCCACGTGGCTCGCGCTGGAAGCGGAAAACCGCTGCTTTTGCTGCATGGTTGGCCGGAATTCTGGCTGACCTGGGAGCCGGTGATATCAAGGCTTTCGGACCGATTCATGCTGATCGCGCCCGATCTGCGCGGCTTCGGCGACAGCGCCAAGCCGGACGGGCCCTTTGGGCCGGACAGCCATGCGGCGGACATGCTGGCGCTGATGGACGGGCTCGGCATCGACCGATTCGGCGTCGTCGGCCACGACGTCGGCGGCGCGGTGATGCAGCCGCTGGCCCGGCAGGCCGAGGGGCGGCTAGCCGGGCTGTTTTTCTTCGATTTCGTCTATCCCGGCATCGGGCCGCGCATGGCGGCGCCTGATAGGCTCAACCACATCTGGTACCAGTCCTTCCACCAGATGGAGATGGCGCCTGCGCTTGTCGGTGCGAGCCGGGACAACTGCCGGCTCTATATCAGCCACTTCCTCAAGGGCTGGGCGCATCGCAAGAACGCCTTCGACGATGTCCTCGACGCCTTCGCCGACAATTTCTTCAAAGACGGCAACCTCGCCGGCGGCTTTGCGCATTATCGCGCCTCACATGCCGGGCGTGTTGCGATGATGAAGGGCGAGGCGCCGCAAGCGCCGCCGATCAATGTGCCGACCTGCGTGCGCTGGGCCGAGCACGATCCGCTGTTTCCCTATGCCTGGACCGACCGGCTGGGCGAGACGTTCAGCGAGCTTGATCTCAAGATGTTTCCGGACGTCGGACACTTCCCGCATCGGGAAGATCCCGACCGCGCGGCCGCGGAGATCGGGGCGTTCTTTCAGCGCATCGGCTGGAGCTGA
- a CDS encoding ROK family protein, whose product MATDELVKTTGIAHHGAARLPSVDVDSFNIEMKDEDGFLGDRASKGAFREILDRWRKPLRKTGEDPFGKEPSENISKKTLDAILVGDDTEASAVVHSAIEDFAQELAYVTRRFLKTKAWAKTERIVVGGGFRDSRLGELAIARTEIILKAEDFKIDMMPIRHHPDEAGLLGALHLAPSWIFEAHDSILAVDIGGTNIRCGLVETSWKKAKDLSKAKVVKSELWRHADDEPTREGAVKRLIKMLKGLITEAGNEGFKLAPFVGIACPGVIDADGSIEKGAQNLPGNWESSKFNLPASLIEGIPEIGEHDTAILMHNDGVVQGLSEVPFMQDVDRWGVLTIGTGLGNARFTNRRKDNGKDRDSTENGKKKSKADKE is encoded by the coding sequence ATGGCAACAGACGAACTGGTCAAGACGACGGGCATCGCCCATCACGGCGCCGCGCGGCTGCCTTCGGTGGACGTCGACAGTTTCAATATCGAGATGAAGGACGAGGACGGTTTTCTCGGCGATCGCGCCAGCAAGGGCGCATTCCGCGAGATTCTCGACCGCTGGCGCAAGCCGCTGCGCAAGACCGGCGAGGATCCGTTCGGCAAGGAGCCGTCGGAGAACATCAGCAAGAAGACGCTGGACGCCATCCTAGTCGGCGACGACACCGAGGCCTCGGCGGTGGTGCACAGCGCGATCGAGGATTTCGCCCAGGAGCTCGCCTATGTCACGCGGCGTTTCCTCAAGACCAAGGCCTGGGCCAAGACCGAGCGCATCGTGGTCGGCGGCGGCTTCCGCGATTCCAGGCTCGGCGAGCTCGCGATCGCGCGCACCGAGATCATCCTCAAGGCCGAGGACTTCAAGATCGACATGATGCCGATCCGCCATCACCCCGACGAAGCCGGCCTGCTCGGCGCGCTGCATCTGGCGCCGTCCTGGATCTTCGAGGCCCATGACAGCATCCTGGCCGTCGACATCGGCGGCACCAACATCCGCTGCGGCCTGGTGGAAACCAGCTGGAAGAAGGCAAAGGACCTGTCGAAGGCCAAGGTGGTGAAATCCGAGCTGTGGCGTCATGCCGACGACGAGCCGACCCGCGAGGGCGCGGTGAAGCGGCTCATCAAGATGCTGAAGGGGCTGATCACCGAGGCCGGAAACGAGGGCTTCAAGCTTGCGCCGTTCGTCGGCATCGCCTGTCCCGGCGTGATCGACGCGGACGGCTCGATCGAGAAGGGCGCGCAGAACCTGCCGGGCAATTGGGAGAGCAGCAAGTTCAACCTGCCGGCGAGCCTGATCGAAGGCATTCCTGAGATCGGCGAGCACGACACCGCGATCCTGATGCACAATGACGGCGTGGTTCAGGGCCTCTCCGAAGTGCCGTTCATGCAGGACGTCGATCGCTGGGGCGTGCTCACCATCGGCACCGGGCTCGGCAATGCCCGCTTCACCAACCGCCGCAAGGACAACGGAAAAGACCGGGATTCTACTGAGAACGGGAAGAAAAAGAGCAAGGCGGACAAGGAGTAA
- the rplU gene encoding 50S ribosomal protein L21, with the protein MFAVIKTGGKQYRVVPDDVLEVGKIEGEVGSIIQLNEVLVVGGDTPILGIPTVAGASVAVEVLDHKRGPKVIAFKKRRRKNSRRKRGYRDEITVLRISEILTDGAKPTKGPRPKKEKVAKEPAKEADAA; encoded by the coding sequence ATGTTCGCAGTCATCAAAACCGGCGGCAAGCAATACCGCGTCGTGCCGGATGATGTTCTCGAAGTAGGCAAGATCGAAGGCGAAGTCGGCTCGATCATACAGTTGAATGAAGTTCTGGTGGTCGGCGGCGACACGCCGATCCTGGGCATTCCGACGGTGGCAGGCGCCTCCGTTGCGGTCGAGGTGCTCGACCACAAGCGTGGCCCCAAGGTCATCGCGTTCAAGAAGCGCCGCCGCAAGAATTCGCGCCGCAAGCGCGGCTATCGCGACGAGATCACGGTTCTGCGCATCTCCGAGATCCTGACGGACGGCGCCAAGCCCACCAAGGGCCCGCGTCCGAAGAAGGAGAAGGTGGCGAAGGAGCCGGCAAAGGAAGCCGACGCCGCATAA
- the rpmA gene encoding 50S ribosomal protein L27: protein MAHKKAGGSSRNGRDSKGKRLGIKAFGGEVVIPGNIIARQRGTTWHPGLNVGMGTDHTLFAKIEGRVTFQAKANGRTFVSVLPLAEAAE, encoded by the coding sequence ATGGCTCACAAAAAAGCAGGCGGTTCATCGCGCAACGGTCGCGATTCAAAGGGCAAGCGCCTCGGCATCAAGGCGTTCGGCGGGGAAGTCGTGATTCCCGGCAACATCATTGCGCGTCAGCGCGGCACCACCTGGCATCCCGGCCTTAATGTCGGCATGGGCACGGACCACACTCTGTTCGCCAAGATCGAGGGTCGCGTCACGTTCCAAGCCAAAGCCAACGGCCGCACCTTCGTATCGGTGCTCCCGCTTGCAGAGGCGGCCGAATAG
- a CDS encoding GNAT family N-acetyltransferase translates to MLQDFSSVTLREARPSVVATERLTLRRPTLADVRTIAHLANDRRVAENTRRLPHPYSQDDAVEFIRATAVLGSETVFLIEHDTGPVGMVGIDCSTPDNAELGYWLGVEHWGQGFATEAARGAIDFFFEEFEDEHLYAGARVTNPASRNVLEKCGFQWSGVQLHRFLALGSSTPVDCFRLSRGVWSSLKSWSSARRVR, encoded by the coding sequence ATGTTGCAGGATTTCTCGAGCGTGACCTTGCGGGAGGCGAGACCCAGCGTCGTCGCCACCGAGCGGCTGACCTTGCGGCGGCCGACTCTCGCCGACGTCAGGACCATCGCCCACCTCGCCAACGACCGCCGTGTCGCGGAAAACACCCGCCGCCTTCCGCACCCCTATTCGCAGGACGACGCCGTCGAATTCATCCGCGCCACCGCCGTGCTCGGCAGCGAGACCGTGTTCCTGATCGAGCACGACACCGGGCCGGTCGGCATGGTCGGCATCGACTGCTCCACGCCCGACAATGCCGAACTCGGCTACTGGCTCGGCGTCGAGCATTGGGGCCAGGGCTTTGCCACCGAGGCCGCGCGGGGCGCGATCGACTTCTTCTTCGAGGAGTTCGAGGATGAGCATCTCTATGCCGGTGCGCGCGTCACCAATCCGGCCTCGCGCAACGTGCTGGAGAAGTGCGGCTTCCAGTGGAGCGGCGTCCAGCTGCATCGCTTCCTGGCGCTGGGCTCGTCCACGCCGGTCGACTGCTTCCGCCTCTCACGCGGCGTGTGGTCGTCGCTGAAGAGCTGGAGCAGCGCGCGGCGCGTGAGGTAG
- a CDS encoding DMT family transporter: protein MPLFKNLSAYDDRSARLAGIALMVLSIFMFSFGDAMGKFLVGTYSVGQLLFLRACAALLLLSPLVWRQRHQFLHLERPRLQLFRVVLSTLEVAAFFLATVYLPLADVITYYLAGPIFVTAMSAIFLGEKVGWRRWTAILIGFCGVLIALRPSAQTVSLPALIALGGSLSFATLMLITRSLRKTPDIVMASSQFVGTFSLGAVLSAFHWVPPTPGSLMIFALAGCVSVTALFCVNRSLKLAPASVVVPYQYSMIVWAVIFGFVVFGDVPSIATIIGAAIIIGAGFYIYLRERDLGRESVEVNPPA, encoded by the coding sequence ATGCCCCTCTTCAAGAATCTCTCCGCCTATGACGACCGCTCGGCGCGACTGGCCGGCATTGCACTGATGGTGCTGTCGATCTTCATGTTCTCGTTCGGCGACGCCATGGGCAAGTTCCTGGTCGGGACGTATTCGGTCGGGCAGCTGCTGTTCCTGCGTGCCTGCGCCGCGCTGCTGCTGCTGTCGCCGCTGGTCTGGCGGCAACGTCACCAGTTCCTGCATCTGGAGCGGCCGCGCTTGCAGCTGTTTCGCGTCGTGCTGTCGACGCTGGAAGTGGCCGCCTTCTTCCTTGCCACCGTCTATCTGCCGCTTGCCGACGTCATCACCTATTATCTCGCCGGCCCCATCTTCGTCACCGCGATGTCGGCGATCTTCCTGGGCGAGAAGGTCGGCTGGCGGCGCTGGACGGCCATCCTGATCGGCTTCTGCGGCGTCTTGATCGCGTTGCGGCCGTCGGCGCAGACGGTCAGCCTGCCGGCGCTGATCGCGCTCGGCGGCAGCCTGTCCTTTGCGACGCTGATGCTGATCACGCGCAGCCTGCGCAAGACACCCGATATCGTGATGGCGTCGTCGCAATTCGTCGGCACGTTTTCGCTCGGTGCGGTGCTGTCCGCGTTCCACTGGGTGCCGCCGACCCCTGGCAGCCTGATGATCTTCGCGCTGGCGGGTTGCGTCTCGGTGACGGCGCTGTTCTGCGTCAACCGCTCGCTCAAGCTGGCGCCGGCCAGCGTCGTGGTGCCCTATCAATATTCAATGATCGTCTGGGCCGTGATCTTCGGCTTCGTAGTGTTCGGCGACGTGCCGTCCATCGCCACCATCATCGGCGCCGCCATCATCATCGGCGCCGGGTTCTACATCTACTTGCGGGAGCGTGATCTCGGGCGTGAGAGTGTCGAGGTGAATCCGCCGGCGTAG
- a CDS encoding MaoC family dehydratase, whose amino-acid sequence MTDFDPTQHRMIPAQRWFEDFVVGERFVLPSRTQTSAVFAAFQTASGDTHPVHYDVEYCRSRGMPHLLAHGFQTLIHTAPGAGLFPFMVEDSLVGFLEQSSRFLKPVFADDTIYPALEVTELVPGRTTGAVTLKSTVFNQRKELVLEGMQKFLIRRRPG is encoded by the coding sequence ATGACCGACTTCGACCCGACACAGCATCGCATGATCCCCGCGCAACGCTGGTTTGAGGATTTCGTGGTCGGCGAGCGCTTCGTGCTGCCGAGCCGCACCCAGACCTCGGCGGTGTTCGCGGCGTTCCAGACCGCGAGCGGCGACACTCACCCCGTGCATTACGACGTGGAATATTGCCGCAGCCGCGGCATGCCGCACCTGCTCGCCCACGGCTTCCAGACCTTGATCCACACGGCTCCCGGCGCGGGCCTGTTTCCGTTCATGGTCGAGGACTCCCTGGTCGGCTTCCTCGAGCAATCGAGCCGGTTCCTCAAACCCGTCTTCGCCGACGACACCATCTATCCCGCGCTCGAGGTCACGGAGCTGGTGCCGGGTCGCACGACCGGCGCGGTGACGCTCAAAAGCACCGTGTTCAACCAGCGCAAGGAGCTGGTGCTGGAGGGGATGCAGAAATTCCTGATCCGGAGACGGCCGGGCTGA
- a CDS encoding ATP-dependent Clp protease adaptor ClpS, giving the protein MALLPPCSETLKLSLQRATSTARARGRAHPDPQDLLIALIDDDDASPVMLACSIDLARLRRDLEAAGATTGNPSGDAPAATGLGHVLQLAFNEAQLSERQVVTGADMLIELFAEPVGRFLQAQGATRYDALVYLSHGIAKGAKADGEADSGAPSLEVVLLNDPYTPSEFVVSVLENVFQMSRERATAVMFSTHSRKRGSCGIFPRTEAAAFRARIQSLAAARQHPLRCVLLPAGEALRAQDRPSPD; this is encoded by the coding sequence ATGGCATTGCTTCCGCCCTGCTCCGAGACACTTAAGCTTTCGCTCCAGCGCGCGACGTCGACCGCCCGGGCGCGGGGCCGCGCGCATCCCGACCCGCAGGATCTGCTGATCGCCTTGATCGACGATGACGACGCATCGCCGGTGATGCTGGCTTGCAGCATCGACCTGGCGCGCTTGCGACGGGATCTCGAGGCCGCCGGCGCAACGACCGGAAACCCTTCAGGCGATGCACCGGCTGCGACAGGCCTGGGCCATGTGCTTCAGCTCGCCTTCAACGAGGCGCAACTGTCCGAACGGCAGGTCGTGACGGGCGCCGATATGCTCATCGAGCTCTTCGCCGAGCCGGTCGGGCGCTTCCTTCAGGCCCAGGGCGCAACCCGTTACGATGCCCTCGTCTATTTGAGCCATGGCATTGCCAAAGGCGCGAAGGCAGATGGCGAAGCCGATAGCGGGGCGCCTTCTCTCGAGGTCGTGCTTCTGAACGACCCCTATACGCCCTCGGAATTCGTGGTCTCGGTTCTTGAAAACGTCTTCCAGATGAGCCGCGAGCGCGCGACCGCGGTGATGTTTTCCACCCATTCGCGCAAGCGCGGCTCCTGCGGGATATTTCCCCGAACCGAGGCTGCGGCCTTTCGCGCGAGAATCCAGAGCCTTGCGGCCGCCCGTCAGCATCCGCTTCGCTGCGTGCTGCTGCCGGCCGGCGAGGCATTGCGGGCCCAGGATCGACCGTCGCCGGATTGA
- the obgE gene encoding GTPase ObgE, whose translation MKFLDEAKVYIRSGDGGNGCVAFRREKFIEFGGPSGGNGGRGGNVVIEVADGLNTLIDYRYQQHFKAQKGENGSGSDRHGANGKNIVLKVPVGTQIFDEDRDTLIHDFTDVGEKFVLAEGGNGGFGNAHFKSSTNRAPRNANPGQTGEERWIWLRLKLIADAGLVGMPNAGKSTFLSKVSAARPKIADYPFTTLHPQLGVVNADGREFVLADIPGLIEGAHEGTGLGDRFLGHVERCRVLLHLIDATCEHAGKAYKTVRKELDAYGGLLTDKIEIVALNKIDAVEPDELKKQKDRLKRAAKKTPLLLSGVTGDGVKEALRALVEVIGEAPVSAKAKSAAEAEPWSA comes from the coding sequence ATGAAATTCCTCGACGAAGCAAAGGTCTATATCCGCTCCGGTGACGGCGGGAACGGCTGCGTGGCGTTCCGCCGCGAGAAGTTCATCGAATTCGGCGGCCCCTCCGGCGGCAATGGCGGCCGCGGCGGCAATGTCGTCATCGAGGTCGCCGACGGCCTCAACACGCTGATCGACTACCGCTACCAGCAGCATTTCAAGGCCCAGAAGGGCGAGAACGGCTCGGGCTCGGACCGCCACGGCGCCAACGGCAAGAACATCGTGCTGAAGGTCCCCGTCGGTACCCAGATCTTCGACGAAGACCGCGATACGCTGATCCACGACTTCACCGATGTCGGCGAGAAATTCGTGCTGGCCGAGGGCGGCAATGGCGGCTTCGGCAACGCGCATTTCAAATCCTCCACCAACCGCGCGCCGCGCAACGCCAATCCCGGCCAGACCGGCGAGGAGCGCTGGATCTGGCTGCGGCTGAAGCTGATCGCGGATGCCGGCCTCGTCGGCATGCCCAATGCCGGCAAGTCGACCTTCCTCAGCAAGGTCAGCGCAGCGCGGCCCAAGATCGCCGACTATCCCTTCACCACGCTGCATCCGCAGCTCGGCGTCGTGAATGCCGACGGCCGCGAATTCGTGCTCGCGGACATTCCGGGTCTGATCGAAGGCGCGCATGAAGGCACCGGTCTCGGCGACCGCTTCCTCGGTCATGTCGAGCGCTGCCGCGTGCTGCTGCATCTGATCGACGCCACCTGCGAGCACGCCGGCAAGGCGTACAAGACCGTGCGCAAGGAGCTCGACGCCTATGGCGGGCTCTTGACCGACAAGATCGAGATCGTCGCGCTGAACAAGATCGACGCGGTCGAGCCGGACGAGTTGAAGAAGCAGAAGGACCGCTTGAAGCGCGCCGCCAAGAAGACGCCGCTGTTGCTCTCAGGCGTGACAGGCGATGGCGTCAAGGAAGCGCTGCGCGCGCTTGTCGAGGTGATCGGCGAGGCCCCGGTGTCGGCCAAGGCCAAGAGCGCGGCCGAAGCGGAGCCGTGGTCGGCCTGA
- a CDS encoding alkaline phosphatase family protein yields MARAKNVLWIMCDQLRYDYLGCTGHPTLKTPNIDAMAKRGVLFSKAYVQSPICGPSRMSFYTGRYMRSHGSHWNGWPLRVGEPTLGDHLKKIGVRNVLVGKTHMAPDLEGMKALGIPPESMIGVHVAECGFEPYERDDGLHPTGRPRPKYDEYLRQQGFEATNPWEHWANSGAAEDGSLQNGWLLVHADKAARVPDEHSETPYMTRRAMDFISEAETDGRPWCLHLSYIKPHWPYIAPEPYASMYSTDDMIPVIRSERERQNPHPVFGAYMDMRYSRNMARDDAREKVIPTYMGLITQIDDQMGVLMKFLEARGLLDTTMIVFTSDHGDYLGDHWMGEKDLFHEQSAKIPLIIIDPSKEADATRGTRSDALVEGIDLAPTFVDYFGGKVPGHVLEGRSLLPLLRGPTPADWRKVAFSEYDYAMQDVRLKLNQPIERCRLFMVFDGRWKYIHASGFRPMLYDLETDPEEFLDRGDDPECAGVIARLQAELFDWALHPNDHITTPREKIAAYADNQLQVKGGVLIGIWDEAELAAIKDGIAQRAKM; encoded by the coding sequence ATGGCGCGCGCGAAGAACGTTCTCTGGATCATGTGCGACCAGCTTCGCTATGATTATCTCGGCTGCACCGGCCATCCCACGCTGAAGACGCCCAACATCGACGCCATGGCGAAGCGCGGCGTGCTGTTCAGCAAGGCCTATGTGCAGTCGCCGATCTGCGGCCCGTCGCGGATGTCGTTCTACACCGGGCGCTACATGCGCTCGCACGGCTCGCACTGGAACGGCTGGCCGCTGCGCGTCGGCGAGCCCACGCTCGGCGATCATCTCAAGAAGATCGGCGTGCGCAACGTGCTGGTCGGCAAGACCCACATGGCGCCCGATCTCGAAGGCATGAAGGCGCTCGGCATCCCGCCGGAATCGATGATCGGCGTGCATGTCGCCGAATGCGGGTTCGAGCCCTATGAGCGTGACGACGGCCTGCATCCGACTGGACGGCCGCGCCCGAAATACGATGAGTATCTGCGCCAGCAGGGCTTTGAAGCGACGAACCCCTGGGAGCACTGGGCCAATTCCGGCGCGGCGGAAGACGGCTCCTTGCAGAACGGCTGGCTGCTCGTGCACGCCGACAAGGCCGCGCGCGTGCCGGACGAGCATTCCGAAACGCCCTACATGACGCGCCGCGCGATGGACTTCATCAGCGAGGCCGAGACCGACGGCCGGCCGTGGTGCCTGCATCTGTCCTACATCAAGCCGCACTGGCCCTACATCGCGCCAGAACCCTATGCCAGCATGTATTCGACGGATGACATGATCCCGGTGATCCGCTCCGAGCGCGAGCGGCAGAATCCGCACCCGGTGTTCGGCGCCTACATGGACATGCGCTACTCCCGCAACATGGCGCGCGACGATGCCCGCGAGAAGGTGATCCCGACCTATATGGGCCTGATCACCCAGATCGACGACCAGATGGGCGTGCTGATGAAATTCCTGGAGGCGCGCGGTCTCCTGGACACCACCATGATCGTGTTCACCTCCGATCACGGCGATTACCTCGGCGATCACTGGATGGGCGAGAAGGACCTGTTCCACGAACAGTCGGCGAAGATTCCACTGATCATCATTGATCCCTCGAAGGAGGCCGACGCTACGCGCGGCACGCGCAGCGATGCGCTGGTGGAAGGCATCGATCTCGCTCCGACCTTCGTCGATTATTTCGGCGGCAAAGTGCCAGGCCACGTCCTCGAAGGACGCTCACTGCTGCCGCTGCTGCGCGGACCGACGCCAGCGGATTGGCGCAAGGTCGCATTCTCCGAATACGACTACGCCATGCAGGATGTGCGGCTGAAGCTGAACCAGCCGATCGAGCGCTGCCGCCTCTTCATGGTGTTCGACGGCCGCTGGAAATACATCCACGCCTCCGGCTTCCGCCCGATGCTGTACGATCTCGAAACCGATCCGGAAGAATTTCTGGATCGCGGCGACGATCCGGAGTGCGCCGGCGTCATCGCGCGGCTACAGGCCGAGCTATTCGACTGGGCGCTGCATCCCAACGACCACATCACCACGCCGCGCGAGAAGATCGCGGCCTATGCGGACAACCAGCTGCAGGTAAAGGGCGGGGTTCTTATCGGCATCTGGGACGAAGCCGAGCTCGCCGCGATCAAAGACGGCATCGCCCAGCGCGCGAAGATGTGA